In Cynocephalus volans isolate mCynVol1 chromosome 16, mCynVol1.pri, whole genome shotgun sequence, the following proteins share a genomic window:
- the LOC134364932 gene encoding zinc finger protein 260-like isoform X1: MDKSTELVSLEDVAVAFTWEEWRDLNDAQRTLYRDVMLEIYSSLVSLGYCISKPEVILKLEKGAEPWIRKEYPKQCLPDIQIDNDLIERSQESHGRYLWQGVIINGNQSTEERVELGKSLNAHSMHILNLVINNGNYSGVGHEEFNKCQNPVLPETDTMCAGQKPDEHNISEESHSHHEHLSQHPKIPAGQLFEYSGNGQSSNTVPIFAYKKTHMGETTCKYSEYGNACNKSSVVAQEIGQVGMKTFQCVVCGKMFYKKATLGQHKIIHTGEKYDKYSECQESFIQQSYLILYQGTSTGIAFNQKSALNRHQRIHKSKTTYECKENLKTFNQMSAFSMHWRTHPGDKPHKCNGCRKTINKPSFRMNQSTHTGKTPYECKECGKAFKQKSKLSRHQIIHTGEKPYECKECGKDFNRKSHLRMHQSIHTGERPYECKECGKDFKLKSYLSKHQRIHTGEKPYECKECGKAFNQNSVLSRHQRIHTGEKPYECKECGKAFNQMSTLSKHQRIHTGEKPYEDKECGKDFNRKSHLSRHQINPTGERPYQCKECGKAFNQKSVLSMHQRIHTGEKPYECKECGKAFNQKSVLSMHQRIHTGEKPHECKECGKAFNQKSHLSKHQRIHTGEKPYECKECGKAFNQKSHLSMHQRIHTGERPYQCKECGKAFNQKSILSKHQRIHRGEKPYECKECGKAFNQKSVLSKHQRIHRGEKPYECKECGKAFNRKSYLRMHQRIHTGERPYGCKECGKAFNQKSHLRTHQRIHTGERPYECKECGKAFNRKSYLRMHQRIHKDEKPH; the protein is encoded by the exons GAGTTGGTGTCACTTGAAGATGTGGCTGTGgccttcacctgggaggagtggaGGGACTTGAATGATGCTCAGAGGACTttgtacagggatgtgatgctggagatcTACAGCAGCCTGGTGTCATTGG GGTACTGCATTAGTAAACCTGAGGTGATCCTGAAGTTGGAGAAAGGAGCAGAGCCATGGATAAGAAAAGAATACCCAAAGCAGTGCCTCCCAG atATCCAGATAGACAATGACCTAATTGAGAGGAGCCAAGAAAGTCATGGTAGGTACTTGTGGCAAGGTGTAATCATCAATGGCAATCAATCAACTGAGGAGAGAGTGGAGTTAGGAAAATCACTGAATGCACATTCAATGCATATTTTGAATCTGGttataaataatggaaactaTTCAGGAGTGGGGCATGAGGAGTTTAACAAATGTCAGAATCCAGTTCTTCCAGAAACAGATACCATGTGTGCTGGACAGAAACCTGATGAGCATAATATATCTGAGGAATCACACAGTCATCATGAGCATCTTAGTCAGCATCCTAAGATTCCAGCTGGGCAACTTTTTGAGTATAGTGGAAATGGACAATCCTCCAATACAGTGCCAATATTTGCATATAAGAAAACTCATATGGGTGAGACCACTTGTAAATATAGTGAGTATGGGAACGCCTGTAATAAGTCATCTGTCGTTGCCCAAGAGATAGGTCAGGTAGGGATGAAAACTTTTCAATGTGTTGTATGtgggaaaatgttctataaaaaaGCTACACTTGGTCAACATAAGATtatacacacaggagagaaatatGATAAATACAGTGAGTGTCAGGAATCTTTTATCCAGCAATCATACCTTATCTTATATCAGGGAACATCTACAGGGatagcttttaaccaaaagtcagcCCTCaacaggcatcagagaattcacaaaagtaaaacaacatatgaatgtaaggaaaatttgaaaacttttaacCAAATGTCAGCCTTCAGTATGCATTGGAGAACTCACCCAGGTGATAAGCCCCACAAATGTAATGGATGTAGAAAAACAATTAACAAGCCATCCTTCAGAATGAATCAGAGTACTCACACAGGCAAAACaccttatgaatgtaaagaatgtggaaaagcttttaagcaAAAGTCAAAACTCAGCAGGCATCAGataattcacacaggtgagaaaccatatgaatgtaaagaatgtggaaaagattTTAACCGGAAGTCACACCTCAGAATGCATCAGAGCattcacacaggtgagagaccatatgaatgtaaagaatgtggaaaagattttaagttaaagtcatacctcagcaagcatcagagaattcacacaggtgagaaaccatatgaatgtaaagaatgtggaaaagcttttaaccaaaattcagtcctcagcaggcatcagagaattcacacaggtgagaaaccatatgaatgtaaagaatgtggaaaagcttttaaccaaatgTCAACCctcagcaagcatcagagaattcacacaggtgagaaaccatatgaagataaagaatgtggaaaagattttaaccgaaagtcacacctcagcaggcatcagataAATCCCACAGGTGAGAGACCATAtcaatgtaaagaatgtggaaaagcttttaaccaaaagtcagtcctcagcatgcatcagagaattcacacaggtgagaaaccatatgaatgtaaagaatgtggaaaagcttttaaccaaaaatcagtcctcagcatgcatcagagaattcacacaggtgagaaaccacatgaatgtaaagaatgtggaaaagcttttaaccaaaagtcacacctcagcaagcatcagagaattcacacaggtgagaaaccatatgaatgtaaagaatgtggaaaagcttttaaccagaagtcacacctcagcatgcatcagagaattcacacaggtgagagacCATAtcaatgtaaagaatgtggaaaagcttttaaccaaaagtcaatcctcagcaagcatcagagaattcacagaggtgagaaaccatatgaatgtaaagaatgtggaaaagcttttaaccaaaagtcagtcctcagcaagcatcagagaattcacagaggtgagaaaccatatgagtgtaaagaatgtggaaaagcttttaaccgaaAGTCATACCTTAgaatgcatcagagaattcacacaggtgagagacCATATggatgtaaagaatgtggaaaagcttttaaccaaaagtcacacctcagaacgcatcagagaattcacacaggtgagagaccatatgaatgtaaagaatgtggaaaagcttttaaccgaaAGTCATATCTCAgaatgcatcagagaattcacaaagATGAGAAGCCACAttaa
- the LOC134364932 gene encoding zinc finger protein 717-like isoform X4, protein MDKSTELVSLEDVAVAFTWEEWRDLNDAQRTLYRDVMLEIYSSLVSLGYCISKPEVILKLEKGAEPWIRKEYPKQCLPDIQIDNDLIERSQESHGDL, encoded by the exons GAGTTGGTGTCACTTGAAGATGTGGCTGTGgccttcacctgggaggagtggaGGGACTTGAATGATGCTCAGAGGACTttgtacagggatgtgatgctggagatcTACAGCAGCCTGGTGTCATTGG GGTACTGCATTAGTAAACCTGAGGTGATCCTGAAGTTGGAGAAAGGAGCAGAGCCATGGATAAGAAAAGAATACCCAAAGCAGTGCCTCCCAG atATCCAGATAGACAATGACCTAATTGAGAGGAGCCAAGAAAGTCATG
- the LOC134364932 gene encoding zinc finger protein 717-like isoform X2 — translation MDKSTELVSLEDVAVAFTWEEWRDLNDAQRTLYRDVMLEIYSSLVSLGYCISKPEVILKLEKGAEPWIRKEYPKQCLPDIQIDNDLIERSQESHVKRSAWKGYFSFIPIPHILKWCQIIGMSVYHMPYS, via the exons GAGTTGGTGTCACTTGAAGATGTGGCTGTGgccttcacctgggaggagtggaGGGACTTGAATGATGCTCAGAGGACTttgtacagggatgtgatgctggagatcTACAGCAGCCTGGTGTCATTGG GGTACTGCATTAGTAAACCTGAGGTGATCCTGAAGTTGGAGAAAGGAGCAGAGCCATGGATAAGAAAAGAATACCCAAAGCAGTGCCTCCCAG atATCCAGATAGACAATGACCTAATTGAGAGGAGCCAAGAAAGTCATG TGAAACGCAGTGCCTGGAAGGGATACTTTTCGTTTATACCTATTCCTCATATTTTGAAATGGTGCCAAATCATAGGTATGAGTGTGTACCACATGCCCTATAGCTAA
- the LOC134364932 gene encoding zinc finger protein 717-like isoform X3, with protein sequence MDKSTELVSLEDVAVAFTWEEWRDLNDAQRTLYRDVMLEIYSSLVSLGYCISKPEVILKLEKGAEPWIRKEYPKQCLPDIQIDNDLIERSQESHGDIV encoded by the exons GAGTTGGTGTCACTTGAAGATGTGGCTGTGgccttcacctgggaggagtggaGGGACTTGAATGATGCTCAGAGGACTttgtacagggatgtgatgctggagatcTACAGCAGCCTGGTGTCATTGG GGTACTGCATTAGTAAACCTGAGGTGATCCTGAAGTTGGAGAAAGGAGCAGAGCCATGGATAAGAAAAGAATACCCAAAGCAGTGCCTCCCAG atATCCAGATAGACAATGACCTAATTGAGAGGAGCCAAGAAAGTCATG GGGACATTGTCTGA